The region GGATGTGGTGACATAGGTATGCCTTTGCACCTGTTTTATGTCAACGAATCTATACAGTATAAATGAGGAAATCAATGGAAAAGCAGTACCTTTGACCGGTTGGGCTTCAGCAAGGAAATCGTGCGGAACTTTTTCAATCACCATACTATATTGTCCAAGGTCATCGAATGCCGCTGGCAAGTCCTCCAAAACCAGACGTCCAGCATTCGGGTATCTTTTATGAAAGGCGATCAGATCATGGCCCTTACCTCCGCCAACATCGACAATCAAGGCCTTGTCTGGATCTGCGTCCGCGCCATCCAGAATATTGCTTTGCACAGGGTACCAATCCAGCCACGATTTTCGCGCGCCCATCCCATTTCCcatgaagaggttgaagtcTTTGAGTAGGTGGGGATCAGACATGATATACTCAAAGCTGGTCTTTTTAGTTTGCAGGGCGTGTTGTACGAGTCCATCTTTTGCATCAGTCGGACAAGAATAGCCGTGATGCTGGAAGTAGCCCGGGGCGCTTTGGAGGGCAGGAACAACCATATGACATCTACAATACAGCGTATTAGACACTGTTTGGGATAATTAGTATGCATCTCGCGGAGACACGTACATAAATCGATACCCAGCCGCAATTTCCTCTTTGGCCATGGTCTTTGTGATGGGTGTTGGTGCCCAGGTTCCCGTGGAGGTTTCTTCAGCGAAGTGGGCTGTTGAGAGGAGCCTCAAGATACGTGCTATGAATACATCGTTAAGCAACACCCCAGAAGTAGCCCGGATTATCTGTACTTATCAAGAGCTCCTCGGCACCAGTAATTGCAGCGAGTGACCGAGATGTAATGGGGCACTTTTGAACGATGTGTGTGAACAGACCTAAGTCAATAGCAATGCGGGCACTGAGGGCAAGAACGGGCTTGGGGAAGTCAGTGGGGAATTGGACACAGACAATAGAGGATACTGGGTACCGAAAAAGCCATATTGACTGCAGCGTCATCTGGCTCTTGGAGCTGATCAGCGAGTGCTTTGCACACCTGTAGACATTCCCTCTTTGCTTCAAGGCTATTATCCGCACTCAGCTGCGCGGTAAGGGTATGGAGCCTGGTTATAAGGACGTTTGGGAGTTCACGAGGAAATTCGTTTTCTACAGGCATGCTGAGAAAAAGGAGTAATGCCACTGCTTTTTGGTACAGGAAGGATATGTGTGAACAATAAAGCTGAATGAGGAAGACAGAAGCTCGATTTTTTGGCTTAGAGAAAAATATGCTTTCAGCTCCATTATCTGACATTAAGGAGGTCAGCTACTCTCGGGTGGCCATGTTACACTATGGCCGCTACTTTTGGGCTGGCACATGTACGACGGCCCTAATGTATTGTCCTGTTTCCTCTCTTCGTATTACCCAATATCACTTCCAGGCAGTCATGGTTCTAGTTATTACCCCGTGATAACATAAAATGAGCCAGGTCTTCGGTCCGTTCAAGGACTGACGTTACGCCATTGTGCTGGAACAGGCACCCCTACTGCGATCTCTAACTACGTATTATTGTTACTGTCGACAATGACACAAGCTCCATGGTCTCTGGCACGCAAAACCGCTATTGTTACCGGCGGATCGCGAGGCATCGGCCGAGCTATCGCAATCCATCTAACGTGCAAGGGGCTCAGCAAGCTGGCGATCACATACATCAGCAACCTCGCAGCAGCGGAATCAACGCTAGACGAATGCCGAAAAAACGGACTTGGGATGGGTATCGCGATTAAAGCCGACCTCCTTGATCCAAACATTGGCCATGGTCTCGTTCAGCAAGCGTTAGCTGGCCTCGAAACACCAACCATCGACATTCTTGTCAACAACGCCGCCTATCTCGATCCAAGCGAGGCGGCTTCTGTTGAAGAACTAACGCTCCCCGTCTTCCAGAAGGTGATGCAGGCGAACGCTTTCGCGCCAATTTCTATAATTAGCGCCACAATGCCCCATCTGCCTGTCTCCGGTGGGCGCGTTATCAATATTTCCAGCGCGGCAGCTAAGTTGGCGAACCCAGGTCCTGTTATGACTTACGGCGCAAGTAAAGCCGCGTTGGATAGCTTTACTCGCTCTCTAGCTGCCGAATTCGCTACGGACAAGGCGGCCACATTTAATACGGTTTGTGTTGGTCCGACTGTTACAGATGGGTTTCATGTCGTTGGGAAGTTGTACCCTGAGGGTTttatggaggagctggcgaaggcGTTCACTGCGGCACAGAGAGTTGGCATGCCCCAAGATATTGCGTTCATTGTTGGGTTCCTTGCGGGGGAGGAGGCAAGATGGGTGAATGGGGCGTGTATGAGCGCTAATGGGGGGTTTCGCGAggttcttccagctctaaGTTAGGTCTCGCTTGCATTACTTATGGGCTGCGTTCTATAGCATTGAGTATTAGAGATGCGTCCTTTCAACTGCTCATGGTAGTCTCATCGTGCTTGTTAGAGGTCTGTTTTTGAGATACCCCAGCAATTTCGGAAGTGACTCCCGCATCTAGGTAGCGGGCAAGCGCTGTAGTGTCCCTAACAATCATGAGCCCATCGGCCTGGTAGAGAGATTAGCCTGAGAAACCTTGTAAGCACGGATTCCGTTCTACCAATAAGGTCTCGGCCAGCAGCCTGTTCTACACCCAATTACGTGCTGCTGCGTGGCAAATCAATCACTCAATTTGCCGTGAAGGTGCTGAATAGTCTGGGATCATTCTCAGGGCCTAGACTTTGGTGAAGCAGCAGGCTGCTAGTAGCTATTCCCCGTGATTCCATTTcaggaaaaaaaataaagagacAGATACGGCACATAGGTTACGGTTAGTACGAGGTAGATTAGCGCGGGTCATACGGTCGAGGCCTAGGAGAAAGGAGTTTCCAATACCTTCCTGGTGGCCATTTATCCCTCAATAGATGGGATGCATTACTAACGGCCTCGGAACAAAGACCTGCCCTGCACTCGGCAGCTGGCTCTGTAAAAATTGTTTGGGTCTATTTCTAGCAACCAAGGGCAGGAACCGTATTGAAATGGCTCTATTTCGCTTGTCGGCGGCCATCGTTGTCATCTTCCTGTACATCTGGAGCCCCTCTCAACGGATCCAATGTCGATGTCGGTCATTTGAGCGGTGCTGGCCATCTCAACAAGACTGGTCCGCCCTTAACAACTCCATCAGCGGCCACTTAGTGAACCCCCGACCCGTTGCCTATGTTTGCCACGACCCTGACTTTGACCATGATGCCTGTGAGCATGTTCGGTATATGGCCAACAACAGCCTTTGGCGTGCGTCGATGCCAGGTGGGTGTCTACATCTACTACTCTCTTCACTCCCACTGATACCCCAACGAGCCGACCCTAAGCTAATCCGACACTTAGGAGCACTCCAGAACACTGTCTGGGAGAGCAGCCTTGTCTCTACCCAAACCTGCCTCCCCTTTTCTGCACGAGAGCAACCCTGTAATCAAGGCCGTATCCCTTTGTATGCGGCAGTAGTTGAGTCTAAGAAGGAAGTCCAGACGGCGGTTCGGTTTGCGAGGAAATACAACCTCCGGCTCGTAATCCGGAATACAGGACATGACGGCGCTGGCTCATCAAGCGGCCCCGAATCTTTCCAGATATTCACCCATCGGCTGAATAGCATACTCTATCACAGCAACTTTTGCC is a window of Aspergillus nidulans FGSC A4 chromosome VI DNA encoding:
- a CDS encoding uncharacterized protein (transcript_id=CADANIAT00009357); this translates as MPVENEFPRELPNHSLISSKSQMTLQSIWLFRYPVSSIVCVQFPTDFPKPVLALSARIAIDLGLFTHIVQKCPITSRSLAAITGAEELLITRILRLLSTAHFAEETSTGTWAPTPITKTMAKEEIAAGYRFICHMVVPALQSAPGYFQHHGYSCPTDAKDGLVQHALQTKKTSFEYIMSDPHLLKDFNLFMGNGMGARKSWLDWYPVQSNILDGADADPDKALIVDVGGGKGHDLIAFHKRYPNAGRLVLEDLPAAFDDLGQYSMVIEKVPHDFLAEAQPVKGAKAYLCHHILHDWPDNYCVRILEGISSAMTPGYSKLLLHEGIVPEKGVCQFQAMSDIATMACNGGMERTREQWRTLLHMAGLQLIRFWNSPDEGGDGIIEAAKV
- a CDS encoding SDR family NAD(P)-dependent oxidoreductase (transcript_id=CADANIAT00009358); this translates as MTQAPWSLARKTAIVTGGSRGIGRAIAIHLTCKGLSKLAITYISNLAAAESTLDECRKNGLGMGIAIKADLLDPNIGHGLVQQALAGLETPTIDILVNNAAYLDPSEAASVEELTLPVFQKVMQANAFAPISIISATMPHLPVSGGRVINISSAAAKLANPGPVMTYGASKAALDSFTRSLAAEFATDKAATFNTVCVGPTVTDGFHVVGKLYPEGFMEELAKAFTAAQRVGMPQDIAFIVGFLAGEEARWVNGACMSANGGFREVLPALS